Below is a window of Deltaproteobacteria bacterium DNA.
GCACGTGCTGGAGTTCATGCTCTTCGACCTCGCGAGCTGCATCACGCCCGACCAGAACCTCACCTGCACCGCCAAGACCTGTGCAGACATGGGCGCCACCTGCGGCCCCATCGGCGATGGCTGCGGCGGAACGGTCCAATGCGGCTCGTGTCCCGCGGGCCAGACCTGCGGCGGCGGTGGCGTAGCGAGCCAGTGCGGCGTGCCCACCTGCGTGCCGTCGACCTGCGACGCGCAGAACATCCACTGCGGCCAGGCCGGCGACGGCTGCGGCGGCACGCTGGATTGTGGCACCTGCGCGCCGGGCCAGACCTGCGGCGGCGCGGGCACGCCGAACGTCTGCGGCGCGCCGGCGTGCACGCCCACCACCTGCGCGGCCCAGGGCGCCCAGTGCGGCCTCATCGCCGACGGCTGCGGCCGGACGCTGGACTGCGGCGCGTGTCAGAACGGCGCGGTCTGCGGCCTCGCGGGCGCGAACCTCTGCGGCTCGTTCCGCTGAGCTGATGTCACCAAATTGTTAAGGTCTCAGTGCTTCGTCGCGCGCTTGCGAGTCTTCCTCGACGGCTTGCGCTCTTCGCCCGGCCAGACGACCGCTTCGACATTGTGCCCGTCGGGATCGAGGACGAAGGCCGCGTAGCCATAGCCGCGGCGCACGCCGGGCTCGCCGTTGTCCTCGCCGCCGGCCTGGACGGCCGCTTGGTAGAACGCGCGCACGCTCTCGCGATCGGGCGCGTGGAACGCGAGGTGGGTCGGCGTACCCACCTCTCCGGCGGTCACCCAGAAGTCGTGGCGGCCCTCGTGCTTGAAGCCGGAAGAGTCGCCATAGCGCTTGGAGAGGGTGTAGCCGAGCGGCGCGAGCGCCTTCTCGTAGAAGCTGCGGCTGCGCTTCGGGTCGGCGCAGCGGAGGCTGACGTGCTCGATCATGCCCTCGGATTGCGCACGGGCCGACGACGCGGCAAGCGGCCGGCGTAGACTGCCCCGGGGCGGAATGGTGCGCCCCGCCGGCTGTTCGCACGGTGAGGAGGACGCCATGGACGAGGTCGACGGCTTCGAGGGCGAAGGGCAACCCGGGCGCCGGAGCGTCTCGAAGCGGAGCGCGACGCCGTTCATCATCGCGTTCGCGGGGCTCTTCGCGGGCATGGTCGCCGCGTGGAAGTTCGGGCTCGTGCCCTTGCCGGCGACCGACGCCCAGCCTGTCCCGGTCGCCGCGCCCGCGCCGGTGCCCGTGCCCGCAGCCGAGGCCGAGCCGCCGCCCGCGACCCCCGAGGAGACGCTCAAGGGCATGGCGCTCGTGCGCAAGCTGGCCTCCGAGCTCTCGAGCGCACCCGAGCTCGCCGCGTGGCTGCAGACGCCCAACCTCTTCCAGCGCGTCGCCGCCGCGGTGAACCTCATCGCCAACGGCGAGAACCCGCGGCAGCCGCTCTCGTTCCTCGCGCCGGGCGGCGCGTTCACCGCCGTGAAGAATGGAAACATTTTGGTGATGTCGCCGCAGAGCGAGGCGCGCTTCGACGTGTTCGCGCACGTGGTGAACGGCATCGATCCCGTCAAGGCGGCGAACGCGTATTCCCAGGTGTCGAGCTTGTTCCGCTCGGCGTTCCGCGGCATCGCTCCGCCGCACACCTCGTTCGACGCCACGCTGCACACGGCGCTGCAGCAGCTCGCGTCGACGCCCGTGCCCGCCGAAGAGCCCGCCCTTCGCGACACGGGCACGGCGACGGTGTTCGTCGATCCGGCGCTCGAAGGCCTCAAGCCCGCGCAGAAGCAGCTCCTGCGCATGGGCCCGACGAACGCGAAGGCGCTCGTGGCCTGGTGCAAGAGCTTCGATCACGCGCTGGGCCATTAGCGTTGCACGCGGTCCGTGACCGCCGAATGATGTCTCCTGCGTGAAGCCCATCGACCGACGCGACCTGCTCAAGTCCGCTGCCCTCGTGGCGATGGGCGCGCTCGGCTGCAACCGCTCAGGAGGCAACGTGACCCCGCGCATGCCGGTGCTCTTCGTGGGCCACGGCTCGCCCATGAACGCCATCGAGGACAACGCCTGGAGCCGCGGCTTCCGCGAGATGGCGAAGCTGATTCCGCGACCGCGCACGGTGCTCTGCGTCTCGGCGCACTGGTTCGTTCCCGGGACCTTCCTCACCGGAAACGAGCACCCCCAGACCATCCACGACTTCGGCGGCTTCCCCGATGCGCTCTTCGCCATGCAGTACCCCGCGCCCGGCGACGTGGCGCTCGCGAATCGCGTGGTGAAGCTGCTCGGAGAGAATCGCGCGTCGCTGCGGGGCGACTGGGGCCTCGATCACGGCACCTGGACGGTGCTCCACCACCTCTTGCCCAACGCCGACGTGCCCGTGGTGCAGCTCAGCCTCGACCGGAACCTGGCGCCGGAGCAGCACCTCGTGCTCGCGCGCAACCTGGCGCCGCTGCGCGACGAGGGCGTGCTGGTGCTCGCGAGCGGCAATGCCACCCACAACCTGCGCTTCGCGATGCACAGCTTCGCGACGGGCGACACCTCGACGCCGGACTGGGCCGCGCGCTTCGATCGCGACGTCGAGAGCGCGTTCACGAACCACGACGGCATGGGCATGGCCAAGCTCGCCACGACCGATGACGGCCGCATGTCGCATCCCACGCTCGACCACTTCCTGCCCATGGTCTACGCGCTCGGCGCCGCGAACGTGAACGACAAGGTCAACTTTCCGCTCTCGGGCTTCGACGGTGGCTCGCTCTCCATGCGCGCAGCGCTGCTCGGCTGAAATTACGGAAGCAGCTTCTCCGCAACCGCCTGGCGCATGACTTCCACGAGCAGCTCGAGGCCACTCCGCGTGTCCGAGCGCGTGGTCGACGTCGTGCCGCGGCTCATCACCATCTCGCCGCCGATGAACGGCAGCGGCCGGCGTCCGAGCCGCAGGAGGCGCTCGTCGTAGAACGCGCCGGGCGCCTTGGCCTTGAGCTGCTGCGCGAGCGCGGCCACGTTCGCCGTGCGCGCGGGCTGCATCGCCTTGCCGAGGCAGGTGAAGTCCACGACCGACTCGCGGAGCGCGGCCAGGCTGCCGTCGCGGCCGCCCACGTAGATGTACTGCTCCACCTCTTCGGCGCTCGAGCGCGCGGTGCTGGTGGTCTTGGTGCTCATCACCAATCCGCCGGTGACGATGGCCGCCGTCGCCGAGAACTGCTTCTTGGTCTCGGTCCGCTCGCTCGACTCGCGGCTGGCGCTGGTGCCGCGAAGGATGATGGCGATCTCGCTCCAGGGGAGCTCCATCGAGGTGCCGTCGCGGGCGGTGAGCTTGAGCGCGTCGGCGCCCAGCTCGATGGTTCGCGGGGCGAGCGTCTCCGCCGTGGGACCGCCGATGGCGAGCGCTGCCAGCTTGGCTGCTCGGAGCTTGCCCGCGAGCGCGTCGGCGGTGGCGTCCTCGAGCCGAACGAGCAGCGCGGGCGGCTCCGGCGCCAGGCGCATCCGGGCCTCGGCGGCCGTGAGGTTGCCGGCCTCTGCCAAGAGCTTCACCGCCGCGTCGAGGTCGGGCGGCGGACGGACGAGCGCGACCATCTTCATGGGACACCTCGCGGCAAGGATACGCCCCGCGCGCGAGAAACACCCGGCCGGCCGTGCTGTTCCCCGGGGAGCAGACAGCCTGCCGCGGCGCGTGTTGGCAGGCCCCGCCGGTCGGACTAGGTTGCGGCCGTCTTCGAGGTCGCCCAAATGCAGAGCTTTGACGAGGTCGCCGCCTTCATCCGCCAGCACGAGGTGGGCCGCCGCGCCTGCATCGAGACGCCGTTCGGTCGGAGGTTGCTTTGCTATGGCGACCTGACCGCCACCGGCCGCTACCTGCACTTCGTGGAGAGCTGGATCCGCCGCGTGCGGCCTTTCTACGCGAACAGCCACACGTCGATCTCCTCCACCGGCCGCATCACCACCGAGCTGCGTGAAGAGGCGCGCCGCGTGGTGCACCGCTCGGTGAACGCGAACGGCGACGACGTGGTGCTCTTCGTGGGCTCGGGCGCCACGGCCGCCGTGAACAAGCTGGTGGGCCTGCTCGGCATTCGAATCTCCGAGCCGCTGGAGCGCGAGTTCAACCTCTCGTCGCACATTCCGAAGGACAAGCGGCCGGTCGTCTTCGTCGGGCCGTACGAGCACCACTCCAACGAGCTGCCCTGGCTGGAGTCGGTGGCCGACGTGGTGGAGATCGCGCTCGATGTGGCCGGCCGCATCGATTTGAGCGACCTCGATCAGCAGCTCGTGAAGTACGCCGACCGGCCGCTGAAGGTGGGCACGTTCTCGGCGGCGTCGAACGTGACGGGCATCGTGAGCGACGTGCCCGCCATCGCGAAGCTGCTGCACCAGCGCGGTGCGTACGCGTGCTTCGACTACGCCGCCGCCGGGCCGTACGTGCCCATCGACATGCACCCGGGCGATCCCGAAGCGCGGCTCGACGCGGTGTTCCTCTCGCCGCACAAGTTCATCGGCGGCCCCGAGGGCTCGGGCGTGCTGGTGGCGAGCAAGGCGCTCTTCCGCACGCGCACCCCGGAGCGGCCGGGCGGCGGAACGGTGGACTACGTGTCGGGGTTCGACAAGGTCTCGGTCGACTACACCCGCAAGCTGGACGAGCGCGAGGAAGGCGGCACGCCGGCGATCCTCTCCGATTTGCGCGCGGGCATCGGCTTCCTGGTGAAGGAGATGGTGGGCCCGGCGCGAATCCTGGAGCACGAGCAGGACATGGCCCGGCGCGCGCTGGCCCGGCTCACGAAGAACCCGCGCATCAAGATCCTCGGGCCCACGACGCTGCCGCGGCTGGCCATCCTCAGCTTCAACGTCGACGGGCTGCACCACGACCTGGTCTCCGTCCTGCTCGATCACCTCTTCGGCATCCAGAACCGCGCGGGCTGCAGCTGCGCCGGACCGTATGGGCATCGCTTGCTGGGCATCGACCGGGCGCGCTCGGAGCGCTACCGCGCGCAGATCGCCCGCGGCGCGCTGGGCGTCAAACCCGGCTGGGTGCGGCTCACGCTGCCGTACTACGCGTCGCCGGAGGACTTCGAGTTCCTCATGTCGGCCGTGGAGTTCGTGGCGACGCACGGCGACGCGTTCGTGCCCGCGTATCGGCTGGGCTGGCTCGACGGCGTGTGGCGGCACATCGAGCGGCCCATGCGCGACACCATGCCCATCGAGCTCACGGTCGAGGCGCTGCAGGAGGCGGCGCAGAGCTTCGCGGCGGGCGATCACGAGGCGCCGATGAGCGAGTCGCAGCTGCGGACCGAGCGCGCGCGCTACTTCGAGGACGCCGAGCGCACCGCGGCCGAGTACCGCAAGCTCTGGGAGCAGCAGGCGCCCGCGTGGAATCCGCCCACGGGCCAGGCCGAGATCGACGCGCTGGTGTGGTTCAAGTACGTGCACACCGACGCGCCGTGGGCGCAGCTCGGCGCGGCGCAGGCCAGCTGCTGATCGGCGGCCTCCGGCCCGACGTGACGCAGGAGGCACGGGTTTGGTCGCACTGTGCGGCGGCGCCTACTCTTGCTTTGGGCCCCGCCTTCCTCGTTTCTGGCCTTCGACCCTGGAGGGTCGAACTCGACTGCCCGGCCTTCAGAGCGCCTGAACGCACGCCTGTTCAGCGAAACAGAAGCGGAGGGCACCGCCAGCGCACCAGCGGGCGAATGCAGCCCGTTGTGCCAGGGCTGCAGGGTACCTCCGTGACTTCACGCTTTCGGTCGATCAACCAGGAGGCCGGCGCTCGGTGTGTTCGGCCGACAGCCCGGAGGTTCGAGCGGCTCCGTGAGCGTGTCGCCGTGTTGCAGGGGTGACGCCTTCCCCAAAAGCCAAAGAGGGCATCCTCGCGTCCCGCGATCGGATCGTGCCCAGTGAGCTCGCGTCGGCCGTCAGGCCGCCGATCGGCGACGGTGGGCGCAACCTGGCCCGTTGCCGGCGATCAGTTGGACGTGAGAATCCACGCGTTGTGGCCGAGCACCGTGTAGTGCGCGCCGCTGCGGCAGACGTCGCGCAGATCGACCACTGGGCGCAGCTCAGGCTCCGTCGTGCGCCGCGAGCGCAGGAAGAGATCCACGTGCTCGTCCGCGCGCGCCGCGCCGTGTCGGCAGAACTTCTGGGCGAGGCCCAGGTAGACCGCGGGATCGCACTGGATGCGCACCGGCAGTGGCTCGCGAAGCGGAATCACCTGCATCGGCGCGTCGCTCCGGTGCACGTCGAGCTCGGCCTCGCAGACGACCTTCGCGTCGAACATGTGCAGCGCCCAGAGCCTGCCCTCGCCGGTGATCGCGGTGTCGCCGGGAAGCAACCAGGGCTGCACTTGAAGCAGCGAGAACACGCCGAGCACCGCGCGCGTCGAGAGCGGCTCCGCGAGCAGGTGCAGCGGATTGGGCGCGTCGTCGGGTGACTCGGTGCGCCGCGCGAGCACGAAGATGCTGAGCAGCAGCGCCATCACCAGCGGATAGAGGAAGCCGACCACATTCCACGACGCGATGTGGAAGAGCGCCAGCTGCCCCAGCGTGGCCCAGAAGATCCAGCTCCGCCGCGCGAAGAGGCCCCACACGCCCACCAGCTCCAGCGCGGCCACGTACGCGCAGGCCGCGGGAAGGAGCGCGTCGGGAAGTCCCAGCGGCCGGCCATAGAGCGCCGCGCCCGAGAGCCACTCGCGGTTGAGCTTGAGCGTCCCCGCCCAGAAGTAGAAGAGCGCGAGCTGGTAGCGCAGCAGCTTCCGCTTGTTGGGCGCGAAGAGGAACAGCGCGGAGATCAACAGCGCCATCAGGTGCTGGTTCATGTTCAGCCGGAAGTCCTGGAGCACGATCGCCAGCTCCGCGATCGACAGCACCAGCACGAGCACCCAGCCGAGCCCAACGCGTCGGCGCGCGAAGGCCGCCACCGCCGCGACCGCCATCGCGAGGTAGATCCAGAGCACGTGTCGGATGCTCGCGTCGTCGAGGACGCGCAGATCCTCGCAGCGCTCGAAGAAGGGCCAGCAGATGGCGAGGTGTCCGCGCGCCAGGAGGTGATCCAGCGGCAGCTCCGAGCGCCACCAGGCGAAGAGCGCCGCGTGCACCGCCGCGAGCGCCGCGCCGTATGCGCAGAGCGCGCCGTCGTTGGCGATCTCCTCCACGTTGTGGCGCACCCAGCCGGGCATCGCGCGGGAGCATACGACGCGCGGCGCAGCCCACCAGGGCACGTGAATTCTGCGACGGGGATGTCAGAATGGTCGCTGCAGCACGGCCGACTCCTTGGGAGCCCACATGCGCTGTCGTTCGTTGATCCCGGTTTGTCTGGCGCTGATCGCCGCCGGCTGCTCCTTGGGAGGCAAGGGCCCCAGTGACGGCGGCGGCACCACCACGACCACCACCACCGCGAGCAGCAGCGCCACGGCGTCGAGCTCGAGCAGCTCGTCGAGCAGCACCTCGTCGTCGAGCAGCGGCACGAGCTCGAGCTCGTCGTCTTCCTCCGGGACCAGCAGCTCCTCCAGCGCGTCGTCGAGCGGCTCGGGCACCACGTCGAGCTCCAGCAGCTCCAGCTCCTCGTCGGGCAGCTCGGGCACCACGGGCACGCTGCTCACCTTCCCCACCTTCTGCCAGCAGCTGCAGGCGCCGGCGTGCACGTACCTCGAGGGTTGCCAGCTCGTGGATCCCAACGCAGGCAACTGCGGGCTCTTCGGCGCGCAGGCGTTCGGCTGCAACGGCGACGGCGACGCCCAGCTCGCAGCGGGCTACCTCACCTTCGACGCCACCCAGGGCCAGGCCTGCCTCGACGCCTTCTCCGCCGCCACGACGTGCGATGCGAACGCGGTGAACGGCCTCGTCATGGCGTGCTCCGGAATCTTCCGCGCCAACGTGGCCGTGGGCGGGCTGTGCTACGCCGACGCGCAGTGCATCCCGCCCGACGGCGGCGCGCCGTTCTCCGAGCTCTTCGGCTGCGACACGTACAGCAACCCCACGGCCACCTGCGGCGGCGTGTGCACCTATGGCCACGCGATCGGCGAGCTCTGCCAGGGCGGCTTCAATGGCTCGGGGTGCGCGGAGGGCCAGTGCGTCTTCACGGGGTTCGTCGATGGCGGCTATGCAAACGTGTGCACGGCCTCCCTGGCCGAGGGCGCGAGCTGCATCAACACCAACGCGCAGTGCGACGGCAGCGTCGACTACTGCGACCTCGCGACCACCGGCACCTGCTTGCCCTACG
It encodes the following:
- the ygiD gene encoding 4,5-DOPA dioxygenase extradiol — protein: MPVLFVGHGSPMNAIEDNAWSRGFREMAKLIPRPRTVLCVSAHWFVPGTFLTGNEHPQTIHDFGGFPDALFAMQYPAPGDVALANRVVKLLGENRASLRGDWGLDHGTWTVLHHLLPNADVPVVQLSLDRNLAPEQHLVLARNLAPLRDEGVLVLASGNATHNLRFAMHSFATGDTSTPDWAARFDRDVESAFTNHDGMGMAKLATTDDGRMSHPTLDHFLPMVYALGAANVNDKVNFPLSGFDGGSLSMRAALLG
- a CDS encoding VOC family protein — its product is MIEHVSLRCADPKRSRSFYEKALAPLGYTLSKRYGDSSGFKHEGRHDFWVTAGEVGTPTHLAFHAPDRESVRAFYQAAVQAGGEDNGEPGVRRGYGYAAFVLDPDGHNVEAVVWPGEERKPSRKTRKRATKH
- a CDS encoding DUF3014 domain-containing protein — encoded protein: MDEVDGFEGEGQPGRRSVSKRSATPFIIAFAGLFAGMVAAWKFGLVPLPATDAQPVPVAAPAPVPVPAAEAEPPPATPEETLKGMALVRKLASELSSAPELAAWLQTPNLFQRVAAAVNLIANGENPRQPLSFLAPGGAFTAVKNGNILVMSPQSEARFDVFAHVVNGIDPVKAANAYSQVSSLFRSAFRGIAPPHTSFDATLHTALQQLASTPVPAEEPALRDTGTATVFVDPALEGLKPAQKQLLRMGPTNAKALVAWCKSFDHALGH
- a CDS encoding aminotransferase class V-fold PLP-dependent enzyme, translated to MQSFDEVAAFIRQHEVGRRACIETPFGRRLLCYGDLTATGRYLHFVESWIRRVRPFYANSHTSISSTGRITTELREEARRVVHRSVNANGDDVVLFVGSGATAAVNKLVGLLGIRISEPLEREFNLSSHIPKDKRPVVFVGPYEHHSNELPWLESVADVVEIALDVAGRIDLSDLDQQLVKYADRPLKVGTFSAASNVTGIVSDVPAIAKLLHQRGAYACFDYAAAGPYVPIDMHPGDPEARLDAVFLSPHKFIGGPEGSGVLVASKALFRTRTPERPGGGTVDYVSGFDKVSVDYTRKLDEREEGGTPAILSDLRAGIGFLVKEMVGPARILEHEQDMARRALARLTKNPRIKILGPTTLPRLAILSFNVDGLHHDLVSVLLDHLFGIQNRAGCSCAGPYGHRLLGIDRARSERYRAQIARGALGVKPGWVRLTLPYYASPEDFEFLMSAVEFVATHGDAFVPAYRLGWLDGVWRHIERPMRDTMPIELTVEALQEAAQSFAAGDHEAPMSESQLRTERARYFEDAERTAAEYRKLWEQQAPAWNPPTGQAEIDALVWFKYVHTDAPWAQLGAAQASC